A portion of the Candidatus Eisenbacteria bacterium genome contains these proteins:
- the glnS gene encoding glutamine--tRNA ligase has product MNDSPAVQPDAPAPGREDFIREIVKADLARGTHSGIVTRFPPEPNGYLHIGHAKAICLNFGIALQFGGQCNLRMDDTNPAKEEVEYVESILADVRWLIAGWADAHLGLKPVHAVPVTRTVSGRADYFQPPVLPRDHRGEALEPFYASDYFEPLYALAVRLIESGRAYVCDHTAEEVDRMRGAPGEPGEPSRWRDRSTAESLDLFTRMRAGEFPDGARTLRARIDMAAPNVWLRDPVLYRIRHAAHHQTGDAWCIYPMYDFAHGLSDYIEGVTHSICTLEFVPHRPLYDWLLEALDLPRPLPHQYEFARLNVTHTVMSKRKLLRLVQEGVVRGWDDPRMPTIAAMRRRGYPAAALRDFVDRVGVARRENRVELALLEHCVREELNRRAVRRMAVLRPLKVVIENWPAGRVEQFEAANNPEDPDSGVRQVPFSGELWIEQDDFREVPPPKYFRLTPGGEVRLRAAYLIRCTGVVKDPATGEVIEVRATYDPQTRSGNAPDGRKVKATIHWVSAAHAVSAEVRLYEPLFPQENPEETPAGEDFVSGVNPGSLEVLTGCRLEGALADVTAGTALQFERVGYFFPDPDSRPGAPVFNRTVTLKDAWARIEKRTKA; this is encoded by the coding sequence ATGAACGACTCCCCTGCCGTCCAACCCGACGCGCCCGCGCCCGGACGCGAGGACTTCATCCGCGAGATCGTCAAGGCGGACCTCGCCCGGGGGACTCACTCCGGGATCGTCACGCGTTTCCCGCCGGAGCCGAACGGCTATCTGCACATCGGCCACGCCAAGGCCATCTGCCTCAACTTCGGCATCGCCCTGCAGTTCGGCGGGCAGTGCAACCTGCGCATGGACGACACCAATCCGGCGAAGGAAGAGGTCGAGTACGTGGAGTCCATCCTCGCCGACGTCCGCTGGCTGATCGCCGGCTGGGCGGATGCGCACCTCGGCCTCAAGCCCGTGCACGCGGTGCCCGTGACGCGAACCGTGTCGGGACGCGCGGACTACTTCCAGCCGCCGGTCCTGCCGCGCGACCATCGCGGCGAGGCGCTCGAGCCGTTCTACGCCTCGGATTACTTCGAGCCGCTGTACGCCCTGGCCGTGCGCCTCATCGAGTCGGGCCGCGCGTACGTCTGCGACCACACCGCCGAGGAGGTGGACCGCATGCGGGGCGCGCCGGGTGAACCGGGCGAACCGAGCCGCTGGCGCGACCGTTCGACCGCCGAAAGCCTCGATCTGTTCACGCGCATGCGCGCCGGCGAGTTCCCCGACGGAGCCCGCACGCTTCGCGCCCGGATCGACATGGCGGCGCCGAACGTCTGGCTGCGCGATCCCGTCCTGTACCGCATCCGCCACGCCGCCCACCACCAGACGGGCGACGCCTGGTGCATCTACCCCATGTACGACTTCGCGCACGGCCTGTCGGACTACATCGAGGGCGTCACGCACAGCATCTGCACGCTCGAGTTCGTTCCCCACCGTCCGCTCTACGACTGGCTGCTCGAGGCGCTCGACCTGCCCCGTCCGCTGCCGCACCAGTACGAGTTCGCGCGCCTCAACGTCACGCACACGGTGATGAGCAAGCGCAAGCTGCTGCGTCTCGTTCAGGAGGGCGTGGTCCGCGGCTGGGACGATCCGCGCATGCCGACGATCGCCGCGATGCGCCGCCGCGGTTATCCGGCCGCCGCGCTCCGGGACTTCGTGGACCGCGTCGGGGTCGCGCGCCGCGAAAACCGCGTCGAGCTGGCGCTGCTCGAGCACTGCGTGCGCGAGGAACTCAACCGGCGCGCCGTGCGCCGGATGGCGGTGCTGCGCCCCCTCAAGGTCGTGATCGAGAACTGGCCCGCGGGCCGGGTCGAGCAGTTCGAGGCGGCGAACAACCCGGAGGACCCCGACTCCGGCGTTCGGCAGGTGCCGTTCTCGGGCGAACTCTGGATCGAACAGGACGACTTCCGCGAGGTGCCGCCGCCGAAATACTTCCGCCTCACGCCCGGCGGCGAGGTGCGCCTGCGGGCCGCCTACCTCATCCGTTGCACGGGAGTCGTGAAGGATCCGGCCACCGGCGAGGTGATCGAGGTCCGGGCCACGTACGATCCGCAGACGCGCAGCGGGAACGCCCCCGACGGCCGCAAGGTGAAGGCGACGATCCACTGGGTCTCGGCCGCGCACGCGGTGAGCGCGGAGGTGCGCCTCTACGAACCGCTCTTCCCGCAGGAGAACCCCGAGGAGACCCCGGCGGGCGAGGACTTCGTGTCGGGCGTGAACCCGGGCTCGCTCGAGGTGCTGACCGGCTGCCGGCTCGAGGGCGCGCTCGCCGACGTGACGGCCGGCACCGCGCTGCAGTTCGAGCGTGTCGGGTACTTCTTTCCCGACCCGGACTCGCGGCCGGGCGCTCCCGTCTTCAACCGCACGGTGACGCTCAAGGACGCCTGGGCCCGGATCGAGAAGCGGACGAAGGCCTGA